A window from Musa acuminata AAA Group cultivar baxijiao unplaced genomic scaffold, Cavendish_Baxijiao_AAA HiC_scaffold_1139, whole genome shotgun sequence encodes these proteins:
- the LOC135671379 gene encoding D-amino-acid transaminase, chloroplastic-like, which translates to MEDDVSGHHRVPVYSSATEVVEKLKEKWSSVKKQPYPAMYSSVFGGIILDPTVMVIPIDDHMVHRGHGVFDTAMLMDGYLYELDAHLDRFLRSASKAKITSPFPREILRSILIQMTAASKCKRGSIRYWLSAGPGNFLLSPAGCPEAAFYAVVIDVDYSQCKEGVKVITSTIPMKPPLFATMKNVNYIQNVLSVMEAEEKGAFASIWVDDQGYIAEGPNVNVAFISKGKELLLPPFDKILSGCTVKRLVALAPKLIEKGLLKAIRTAHMTIDQAKDSDEMMFVGSGLPVMPIVQWDDQLIGDGKVGEVTLALSDLLWEDMIAGPERIQVPYN; encoded by the exons ATGGAGGACGACGTTTCAGGCCATCACCGCGTTCCAGTTTACTCGTCGGCCACCGAG GTTGTGGAGAAGCTGAAGGAGAAATGGAGCAGCGTGAAGAAGCAACCGTACCCGGCGATGTATTCCAGCGTCTTCGGGGGGATAATTCTTGATCCGACCGTGATGGTGATCCCCATCGACGATCACATGGTTCATAGAGGGCATGGCGTGTTCGATACCGCCATGCTTATGGATGG GTATCTGTATGAACTGGATGCCCACTTGGACCGATTCTTGAGGTCTGCGTCGAAAGCAAAGATCACTTCCCCCTTCCCTCGCGAAATTTTGCGTAGCATACTTATCCAAATGACTGCAGCATCCAAGTGCAAAAGGGGCTCAATTAGATACTGGCTGAGTGCAGGTCCCGGGAATTTCTTGTTATCACCAGCAGGCTGTCCAGAGGCCGCCTTCTATGCGGTAGTTATTGATGTTGACTATTCTCAATGCAAGGAAGGTGTCAAAGTTATTACATCCACCATACCAATGAAGCCTCCTCTATTTGCTACTATGAAGAATGTGAACTATATCCAAAACGTTCTTTCGGTAATGGAAGCAGAAGAGAAGGGTGCCTTTGCCTCGATCTGGGTTGACGACCAGGGTTATATTGCAGAGGGCCCTAATGTTAATGTTGCATTTATAAGCAAGGGCAAGGAATTGCTGCTTCCACCATTCGATAAGATACTTAGTGGCTGCACCGTTAAGAGGCTTGTGGCGCTAGCACCCAAGTTAATCGAGAAAGGTCTCCTGAAAGCCATCAGGACTGCTCATATGACAATAGATCAAGCTAAAGATTCAGATGAAATGATGTTTGTTGGGAGTGGGCTGCCCGTAATGCCTATAGTGCAGTGGGATGATCAACTAATTGGAGATG GAAAAGTTGGGGAAGTGACGCTCGCTCTCTCTGATCTGCTCTGGGAGGATATGATTGCGGGTCCAGAAAGGATTCAAGTTCCCTATAATTAA